One part of the uncultured Bacteroides sp. genome encodes these proteins:
- a CDS encoding glycosyltransferase has translation MLKLSIIIPVYNVEKYVEKCLVSCARQDCSSASYEIIVVNDGTKDNSLAIAEEVACKYDNINITSQLNAGLSEARNKGLSLAKGEYVWFVDSDDWIDANCLANIMEQLNGIDVLAMGCRFIINDKPSSEYRVSDENAISGKMLLAKGIIRPAQFYVYKRSFLDEYGLRFMPCVYHEDFEFTPRMLYFADKLMVYRGIVYNYLIREGSIMQTVSPKRSFDYVKVVVALSVFMAAHVDKQFKPYFNNLISLALNNSLFNALKMNVRDRKLLSDVFYESRFLFPALINSSSVKYRMEGYLFSLFPRHCLGIYAILRLFKKKKNNQPITL, from the coding sequence ATGCTTAAGCTGTCAATAATTATCCCAGTTTACAATGTAGAGAAATACGTTGAAAAGTGTCTCGTGAGTTGTGCACGACAGGACTGCAGTTCTGCCAGTTATGAGATTATTGTAGTAAATGATGGAACGAAGGATAATAGTCTGGCTATTGCTGAGGAGGTGGCTTGCAAATACGATAATATAAACATAACTTCACAATTGAATGCCGGACTAAGTGAGGCCCGTAACAAGGGGTTGTCTCTGGCTAAAGGAGAATATGTGTGGTTTGTGGATTCTGATGACTGGATTGATGCCAACTGTCTGGCTAATATAATGGAGCAGCTTAACGGTATTGATGTGCTGGCCATGGGATGTCGTTTTATCATAAACGACAAACCTTCTTCGGAATACAGAGTGAGTGATGAGAATGCAATAAGTGGCAAGATGTTGCTGGCTAAGGGCATTATAAGACCTGCACAGTTTTATGTGTACAAGAGATCGTTTCTGGATGAATACGGACTTCGGTTTATGCCCTGTGTTTACCACGAGGATTTTGAGTTTACTCCACGTATGCTCTATTTTGCCGATAAATTGATGGTTTACAGAGGTATTGTTTATAATTACCTGATAAGGGAGGGGTCTATTATGCAAACGGTTAGCCCAAAGCGTTCTTTTGATTATGTGAAAGTAGTAGTGGCTCTCTCCGTGTTTATGGCAGCCCATGTGGACAAGCAGTTTAAGCCATACTTTAATAATCTGATCTCTCTGGCTTTAAATAATTCTTTATTTAACGCTTTGAAGATGAATGTAAGGGATAGGAAATTATTGTCGGATGTATTTTATGAGAGCCGGTTTCTGTTTCCCGCATTGATAAATAGTTCATCGGTAAAGTACAGAATGGAAGGATATCTGTTTTCTCTGTTCCCCCGTCATTGTCTGGGAATATATGCTATACTGCGTCTCTTTAAGAAAAAAAAGAATAATCAGCCAATAACGCTTTAA
- a CDS encoding glycoside hydrolase family 16 protein yields the protein MNVFEKLLASLFFVGIATIACSDGTEHFVYPDPPEEEEPDTVSVDTVLFEDSFNQTSSVPDAKKWVLCYKQPGVAWANYLSGSYNQAYVEDGKLILKGEVVNGVYKAGGIQTKGRFDFTHGKVEVSARIKSAQGAWAAIWMMPVKQPYGWPADGEIDIMENVSKNIVVQQTVHTYYTNVLKQTIPVHSTTKSFLQNDFNTYAVEWSAEKIEFFINGISTLIYPNLHLINESTQNQWPFNHPFYIILNLSLGGPGTWPGEIMDSELPAYMEIDWVKVSKL from the coding sequence ATGAATGTCTTTGAAAAATTACTAGCTTCGCTATTCTTTGTAGGCATTGCTACCATTGCGTGTAGCGACGGTACCGAACATTTCGTTTATCCTGATCCCCCCGAAGAGGAAGAACCGGATACAGTTTCAGTTGATACAGTACTCTTTGAAGATTCTTTCAACCAAACATCATCTGTTCCCGATGCTAAGAAATGGGTATTATGCTATAAACAACCTGGCGTTGCCTGGGCCAACTATCTTTCCGGGAGTTATAATCAGGCATACGTAGAAGATGGGAAACTCATACTGAAAGGCGAAGTTGTAAACGGAGTTTATAAGGCTGGAGGCATTCAGACAAAAGGACGATTTGATTTCACACACGGAAAAGTAGAGGTCTCCGCCAGAATAAAGAGTGCACAGGGAGCCTGGGCTGCTATATGGATGATGCCGGTTAAACAGCCGTATGGATGGCCAGCTGATGGCGAGATTGATATTATGGAGAATGTCAGTAAAAACATTGTCGTTCAGCAAACGGTGCATACGTACTATACTAACGTTTTAAAACAAACCATTCCTGTACACAGCACCACCAAATCATTTCTGCAGAACGATTTCAATACATATGCTGTAGAATGGAGTGCAGAAAAGATTGAGTTCTTTATCAACGGAATATCCACACTCATTTACCCAAACCTTCATCTCATTAATGAGAGTACGCAGAACCAGTGGCCATTCAATCACCCGTTTTACATCATTCTAAACCTCTCACTGGGAGGTCCGGGTACCTGGCCTGGCGAGATCATGGATTCAGAGCTTCCGGCTTATATGGAGATAGACTGGGTTAAAGTAAGCAAATTGTAG